A window from Acidobacteriota bacterium encodes these proteins:
- a CDS encoding formylglycine-generating enzyme family protein has product MSVRSMLGQAGMLPSCMRAAALVALGVGLTAVPGAAQTIELPWVTIPAGTFRMGCVPGDAACLDSERPRHEVTLSTFDLMATEVTVGQYATFVAATGYELPAVPDYPQAPDHPAVHMTWHDAEAFCGWAGGRLPTEWEWEYAARAGHDGRLYWWGDELTRDYANFGTVQCCSGATGGADAWLNTAPVGSFPSNDFGLHDMIGNVWEWVNGWITVRYPDGPLSDPQPTETGYLRVMRGASWLNFPNVLRVSVRLPFSADGHTSNVGARCARDTRMLFVSAE; this is encoded by the coding sequence ATGCTGCCGTCCTGCATGCGTGCCGCCGCGCTGGTAGCGCTGGGGGTCGGCCTGACCGCCGTGCCGGGCGCCGCGCAGACGATCGAGTTGCCGTGGGTGACGATTCCGGCCGGCACCTTCCGGATGGGGTGCGTGCCGGGCGACGCCGCGTGCCTCGACAGCGAGCGTCCGCGCCACGAGGTGACGCTGTCGACGTTCGACCTGATGGCGACGGAGGTGACCGTCGGCCAGTACGCGACGTTCGTGGCGGCGACCGGCTACGAGCTGCCGGCCGTCCCCGACTATCCGCAGGCCCCCGATCACCCGGCAGTCCACATGACCTGGCACGACGCCGAAGCGTTCTGCGGTTGGGCCGGCGGGCGCCTGCCCACCGAGTGGGAGTGGGAGTACGCGGCGCGGGCCGGGCATGACGGGCGCCTCTACTGGTGGGGTGACGAACTGACGCGCGACTACGCCAATTTCGGTACCGTGCAGTGCTGCAGCGGCGCTACCGGCGGCGCCGACGCCTGGCTGAACACGGCGCCGGTGGGGTCGTTTCCCTCCAACGACTTCGGACTCCACGACATGATCGGCAACGTCTGGGAGTGGGTGAACGGTTGGATCACCGTCCGCTATCCGGACGGGCCGCTGAGCGATCCGCAGCCGACCGAGACGGGCTATCTGCGCGTGATGCGCGGCGCGTCGTGGCTCAACTTTCCCAACGTGCTTCGGGTGTCGGTCCGCCTGCCGTTCTCGGCGGACGGGCACACCAGCAACGTCGGCGCACGCTGTGCCCGGGACACGCGGATGCTGTTCGTCTCCGCCGAGTGA